A stretch of Candidatus Thermoplasmatota archaeon DNA encodes these proteins:
- a CDS encoding ATP-binding cassette domain-containing protein → MPVIKTENISKKYGEITALQNINLEIEAGDFFGLFGPNGAGKTTLLKILSGSLAQTSGEAYVLGINVNDKLELKRRIGVVPEIEALPSFLTSEEFLMFVCRARNLRFDKIEYWLEFFELEGEENKLIKDLSRGARQKLQIANALIHEPEILFLDEPLSNLDPLHQAKLKNYFKEFVNSGKTIFLCTHVLEVAEKLCSKIGIINNGIIVAIGRVEDLRTHEHENLEQIFQRVILGER, encoded by the coding sequence ATGCCTGTAATAAAAACAGAAAATATCAGCAAGAAGTACGGTGAAATTACTGCCCTACAAAACATAAATCTAGAAATAGAAGCTGGCGATTTTTTCGGGCTATTTGGTCCTAACGGCGCAGGTAAAACTACACTTTTAAAAATTTTATCAGGAAGTTTAGCTCAAACGAGCGGCGAGGCTTATGTTCTAGGTATAAATGTAAATGATAAACTAGAGCTAAAGCGCAGAATAGGAGTAGTGCCTGAGATAGAGGCTCTACCTAGCTTTTTAACCTCAGAAGAATTCCTTATGTTCGTATGTAGAGCTAGGAATTTGAGGTTTGATAAAATAGAGTACTGGCTAGAATTCTTTGAGTTGGAAGGCGAGGAAAACAAGTTGATTAAAGATTTATCAAGAGGTGCAAGACAGAAACTGCAAATTGCAAACGCTTTGATTCACGAGCCTGAAATTTTATTTCTAGATGAGCCCTTATCCAATCTTGACCCTTTGCATCAAGCTAAACTAAAAAACTATTTTAAAGAATTTGTAAATAGTGGGAAGACTATTTTTCTATGCACTCATGTGCTTGAGGTTGCAGAGAAGCTATGCTCTAAAATAGGCATTATCAATAATGGCATAATTGTAGCAATAGGTAGAGTGGAAGATTTGAGAACTCATGAGCATGAGAACTTAGAGCAGATATTTCAAAGAGTTATCTTAGGCGAGCGATGA
- a CDS encoding aminopeptidase, with protein sequence MLQGALNVLKVVLSLSENEKVLVITDEKKKEIGQTFCEASEKLGASAKIYIIPEKLRPLKELPKELSALIPNNDVIVNAFEGFAEETPFRIKLIKAEIATTARVGHAPGITKEMMLGAMGADYQKIAENVDAVIKKFKNAEEVHITAPSGTDIVLNIAGRAFESDVKIKPSTFGNLPAGEIWCAPVEDKANGILVCDGSIGDLGRVKNKLRIEVRGGKIAALESEDRALVDRVRELTSIDDEASVIGELGIGLNPKAKLSGILLEDEKAGGTAHIAFGNNENMPGGRNKSKTHRDFLFYKPTFEVRDKSGEKKIIIKDGTISF encoded by the coding sequence ATGCTTCAAGGCGCGCTAAACGTATTAAAAGTAGTATTGAGTTTAAGTGAGAATGAAAAAGTGCTCGTAATTACGGATGAGAAGAAAAAAGAGATAGGGCAGACTTTTTGTGAAGCTTCTGAGAAATTGGGTGCGAGCGCTAAGATTTATATTATTCCTGAGAAGTTGCGCCCTCTCAAAGAATTGCCTAAGGAGCTGAGCGCGCTTATTCCCAATAACGATGTAATAGTGAACGCATTTGAAGGTTTTGCAGAAGAGACCCCTTTCAGAATAAAGTTAATAAAAGCTGAGATTGCAACAACTGCTAGAGTAGGTCATGCGCCCGGTATAACAAAAGAGATGATGCTAGGTGCTATGGGCGCTGATTACCAAAAAATTGCTGAAAATGTCGATGCTGTAATAAAAAAATTTAAAAATGCAGAAGAAGTTCACATTACAGCGCCAAGCGGTACAGATATTGTTTTGAATATAGCCGGCAGAGCATTTGAGAGTGATGTAAAAATCAAGCCAAGTACTTTTGGCAATTTGCCTGCAGGCGAAATATGGTGCGCGCCAGTAGAGGATAAAGCTAATGGTATTCTCGTTTGCGATGGTAGTATCGGTGATTTAGGGCGGGTAAAAAATAAACTGAGAATAGAGGTGAGAGGCGGCAAAATTGCAGCTCTTGAGAGCGAGGACAGAGCACTCGTTGATAGGGTGAGAGAGCTAACTTCTATTGATGACGAGGCAAGCGTTATTGGCGAGCTCGGTATCGGTTTAAATCCTAAAGCAAAGCTTTCCGGAATTTTGCTAGAGGATGAGAAGGCAGGCGGCACTGCTCATATTGCTTTCGGCAATAACGAGAACATGCCTGGCGGTAGAAACAAATCAAAAACACATAGAGATTTCCTTTTCTACAAACCTACTTTTGAAGTGCGTGATAAGAGCGGAGAGAAGAAGATTATAATAAAAGACGGTACGATTAGTTTTTAG
- a CDS encoding UPF0175 family protein — MENLQIRLPEEEVEDVEELTKVLHMSKSEVARNALHEGIKALKLEIAMKKYLSNEFTLCKAAEFADVSIQEMCDYLARREIPFFRYSATELARDIEKSKKWLKR; from the coding sequence ATGGAGAATTTACAGATACGATTGCCGGAAGAGGAAGTTGAGGACGTAGAAGAGCTTACAAAAGTTCTGCATATGTCAAAATCGGAAGTGGCTCGCAATGCGCTTCATGAGGGTATAAAAGCTTTGAAACTTGAAATTGCAATGAAAAAATATCTGAGTAACGAATTTACTCTTTGTAAAGCTGCAGAGTTTGCAGATGTAAGTATTCAGGAGATGTGTGATTACCTAGCGAGAAGGGAAATACCGTTTTTTAGATATTCTGCAACTGAATTAGCGCGCGATATCGAAAAATCTAAAAAGTGGCTTAAGCGGTGA
- a CDS encoding RNA repair domain-containing protein, translating into MTAKEILNKLKWTKDIKKAEIWYLHRGAKNDTKIISGSEILALGKSFFETGEASIPYHRIRKIFYDNELVWERKSL; encoded by the coding sequence ATGACTGCAAAAGAGATACTAAATAAACTCAAATGGACTAAGGATATAAAGAAAGCAGAAATTTGGTATTTGCATAGGGGTGCGAAAAACGATACTAAAATAATTTCTGGCAGTGAAATTTTAGCGCTTGGTAAATCATTTTTCGAGACCGGTGAAGCTAGTATACCATATCACAGAATTAGAAAAATATTTTATGATAATGAGTTAGTTTGGGAGCGGAAAAGTTTATAG
- a CDS encoding DUF373 family protein — translation MTTLILCIDRDDDFGTKAGIKSPIVGREANLNAAIALGLADPEEPDANTALSAIKIYDELVKSGREVEIATICGAPQVGLVSDQTIARQLEEVLTKLMPEEAFFVSDGADDEHVLPIITSRVKVASVKRVVMRQAQNIESSYYFLAKALKDERVQRKFIVPLGLFLLIISISAILGYPVIGLATVCFVIGIYLLVSAFNLEPALARAAKDFKEGLVAGRLSLFTWVLAGFMILVGFAFAYTENVNSPLSFQMVFSAFTTIILWTVGALIVGISGRIFDKYIVEGEILWSYWIVPFSLVTFGLVVLAVKDVVDNISGGIGALIKPPLFWYLVGKFSLAIVIGSVGVITYKYMRRHMTKEERDIAWRY, via the coding sequence GTGACTACTCTCATACTATGCATAGATCGAGACGATGATTTCGGTACAAAAGCAGGTATAAAATCGCCGATCGTTGGTAGGGAGGCTAATCTTAACGCCGCTATTGCGCTCGGACTCGCTGATCCAGAAGAGCCTGATGCAAACACAGCTCTCAGCGCAATAAAAATTTACGATGAGCTTGTAAAAAGTGGCAGAGAGGTTGAGATTGCTACTATTTGTGGCGCTCCCCAAGTAGGGCTTGTCTCAGATCAAACGATAGCGAGGCAACTTGAGGAGGTACTGACTAAGCTAATGCCTGAAGAGGCTTTTTTTGTATCGGACGGCGCCGATGACGAGCATGTACTTCCAATAATAACTTCAAGAGTGAAAGTTGCTTCTGTAAAAAGAGTAGTAATGAGACAGGCACAAAATATTGAGTCTTCTTATTACTTTTTGGCAAAAGCTTTGAAAGATGAAAGGGTACAGAGAAAATTTATCGTACCATTAGGACTGTTTTTACTTATTATTTCTATAAGCGCTATTTTAGGATATCCTGTAATAGGCTTAGCTACTGTATGCTTCGTAATTGGTATATATCTGCTAGTGAGTGCCTTCAATTTAGAGCCCGCTCTAGCAAGGGCTGCTAAAGATTTTAAAGAAGGTCTTGTTGCAGGAAGACTCTCTTTGTTTACTTGGGTGCTTGCAGGATTTATGATTTTAGTGGGATTTGCTTTCGCCTATACAGAAAACGTTAATAGCCCTTTGTCATTTCAAATGGTCTTCTCAGCGTTTACTACAATTATTTTGTGGACTGTTGGCGCACTAATAGTGGGAATTTCCGGCAGAATATTTGATAAATACATAGTGGAAGGCGAGATTTTGTGGTCTTACTGGATCGTACCTTTCTCACTTGTTACTTTCGGATTGGTTGTTCTTGCGGTCAAGGACGTGGTAGATAATATAAGTGGAGGTATAGGCGCTTTAATTAAACCTCCTCTGTTCTGGTATTTGGTTGGAAAATTTTCTTTGGCAATAGTTATAGGCTCTGTAGGAGTCATAACATATAAGTACATGAGGAGGCATATGACCAAAGAAGAAAGAGATATTGCGTGGCGTTATTAA
- the cutA gene encoding divalent-cation tolerance protein CutA, protein MYSCVYVTTKAKKEAQAIAKYLLTKRLVACANIFQINSLYRWKGKLESANEYAMILKTRTANLDSVINEIKSKHSYEVPCVISFAINKGNKEFLDWICSETSKQ, encoded by the coding sequence ATGTACTCGTGTGTTTATGTGACTACAAAAGCTAAAAAAGAAGCGCAGGCAATAGCAAAATATTTGCTGACGAAAAGGTTAGTAGCATGCGCTAATATTTTCCAAATAAACTCTCTTTACAGATGGAAAGGAAAACTAGAAAGTGCAAATGAGTATGCAATGATTTTGAAAACGAGAACTGCAAATTTAGATAGTGTAATAAACGAAATTAAGAGCAAGCATTCCTATGAAGTCCCATGCGTAATTTCTTTTGCTATTAATAAAGGTAACAAAGAATTTCTAGATTGGATTTGCAGCGAGACCTCAAAGCAGTAA
- a CDS encoding DUF115 domain-containing protein: protein MNYSAWLPWYNKILNDFGYSKAKDEFAARVLAKLLSPKLKVTIKELEKLIRDKNVYVFGAANSLKLGINKTHRSEKDVFISADAATSLLINDNKIPDIIVTDLDGNIKDLLRANEKGSIAIIHAHGDNIEILKKYVGKFKGKVIGTTQASPFDGIYNFGGFTDGDRAVFLAEHFKAKKIFLVGFDFKKVGELCRGKKRTLKLKKLKWAEKLITALRSRCKSNLEILCYLY from the coding sequence ATGAACTACTCTGCTTGGCTACCTTGGTATAATAAAATTTTAAATGATTTTGGGTACTCAAAAGCTAAGGATGAGTTTGCAGCTAGAGTTTTAGCAAAGCTTTTAAGCCCTAAGCTGAAAGTAACTATTAAAGAGCTAGAGAAATTAATCAGAGATAAAAATGTATATGTGTTCGGTGCTGCCAATAGCTTAAAGTTGGGTATCAATAAAACTCATAGATCTGAAAAAGATGTTTTTATTTCCGCAGACGCTGCAACTTCTTTATTAATCAATGACAACAAAATTCCTGACATTATAGTTACCGACCTTGATGGCAACATTAAAGATTTGCTTCGCGCAAATGAAAAAGGTTCTATAGCGATCATTCATGCGCATGGCGATAATATAGAAATTTTAAAGAAGTATGTGGGTAAATTTAAAGGTAAGGTTATTGGTACTACTCAAGCCAGTCCTTTCGACGGTATCTATAATTTCGGAGGATTTACTGACGGCGATAGAGCTGTCTTTCTTGCAGAGCATTTTAAAGCTAAAAAGATTTTTCTTGTAGGATTTGATTTTAAAAAAGTTGGAGAGCTTTGTAGGGGAAAGAAAAGAACACTAAAGCTAAAGAAATTAAAATGGGCTGAGAAGCTAATTACTGCTTTGAGGTCTCGCTGCAAATCCAATCTAGAAATTCTTTGTTACCTTTATTAA
- the mvk gene encoding mevalonate kinase — MAKGLGYGKVILFNEHFVVYGIPAIASAIDLKTTATIERFEGKGWSLSDKRLATPGYKEEKLEQQKDSVERILKAAGIDVEQNPIKIALGGDLVAASGIGASAASCVAIARALSAYFNLNFDDDKINELAYEGEKGYHGTPSGIDNTVATYGGLVWFKKGEPNVIERISLKKPVEIVLGNTGRVADTSKAVAGVRERKEKEVDKYSQLFKEAEELAYKARKALEAFDLRKVGELMNKNHLLLQQIEVSSKELDFLVRLALEHGAYGAKLTGGGLGGNMIALTPGKELQEKVAKAIEREGFEVVRTRIG, encoded by the coding sequence ATGGCTAAAGGCTTAGGTTACGGCAAAGTCATTCTTTTTAACGAGCATTTTGTTGTCTATGGAATACCTGCAATTGCAAGTGCTATTGATTTGAAGACCACAGCTACTATAGAGCGCTTTGAAGGCAAAGGCTGGAGCTTAAGTGATAAGAGACTCGCTACCCCAGGCTACAAGGAAGAGAAGCTAGAGCAGCAGAAAGATTCTGTGGAAAGAATACTAAAAGCTGCTGGAATTGATGTAGAGCAAAATCCGATTAAGATCGCTCTTGGAGGGGATTTAGTTGCAGCTAGTGGTATTGGCGCTTCGGCTGCCTCCTGTGTTGCAATTGCTCGTGCATTATCAGCCTACTTCAATTTAAACTTTGACGATGATAAAATAAACGAGCTTGCATATGAAGGTGAAAAAGGGTATCATGGTACACCTTCTGGGATTGATAATACAGTAGCTACTTACGGAGGATTAGTTTGGTTTAAGAAAGGAGAGCCTAACGTGATTGAGAGAATTAGTTTGAAGAAACCTGTTGAGATAGTTCTTGGCAATACTGGTAGAGTTGCTGATACGAGCAAAGCAGTTGCTGGCGTGCGCGAAAGAAAAGAGAAAGAAGTTGATAAGTATAGCCAATTATTTAAAGAGGCTGAGGAATTGGCCTATAAAGCAAGAAAAGCGTTAGAGGCTTTTGATCTGAGAAAAGTTGGCGAGCTGATGAATAAAAATCATTTGTTATTACAGCAAATAGAGGTTTCATCTAAAGAGCTTGATTTCTTGGTTAGGTTAGCGCTTGAGCATGGAGCTTATGGTGCAAAGCTTACTGGCGGTGGCTTAGGAGGCAATATGATTGCGCTAACACCTGGTAAAGAGCTACAGGAAAAAGTTGCGAAAGCTATAGAAAGAGAAGGGTTTGAAGTTGTTAGAACGAGGATAGGGTGA
- a CDS encoding UbiD family decarboxylase has product MSLREFVNVLDEKGVLVKIKRPVDVKYEISTLMKLLDGKPILFEQVKGFSMKVVANICSTRELIALGLGVSKNELVSKLAEAIDNPKEPKIVEGKGYEEIAPDLTKIPILTYYPFDGGPYITSGIVIANDKELGLNASYHRMMVLGKDKLVLRILPRHFDEFLKRGNTEFAICIGNSMPVLLASAVSAELGKSELSIANALEETNLILLDGHKVPQAEIIMIAEMTGEEHDEGPFLDLTETPDIVRKQKVARIKKIFTKKNPAFHALLPGGLEHKILMGMPREPTIFREVNKVCECKEVLITPGGCSWLHAVVSIKKKNADDGKKAIEAAFRGHASLKHVWIVDDDIDIHNPNEVEWAMATRFQGSKDLVVRVKEKGSSLDPSSDLATRETTKVGFDATIPWEMDKEGFKKPALPMKLKVEDYL; this is encoded by the coding sequence ATGAGCTTACGAGAGTTTGTTAACGTTCTGGATGAAAAAGGAGTTTTGGTAAAAATCAAGAGGCCAGTAGATGTAAAGTATGAGATATCAACATTAATGAAGCTCCTTGATGGGAAACCAATTTTGTTTGAGCAGGTTAAAGGTTTTTCGATGAAAGTGGTAGCGAATATATGCTCTACAAGAGAGCTTATCGCGCTTGGATTGGGTGTAAGTAAAAATGAGCTTGTATCTAAGCTAGCAGAAGCTATTGATAATCCAAAAGAGCCGAAAATTGTAGAAGGGAAAGGCTATGAAGAAATTGCACCTGATCTAACAAAAATTCCTATCCTAACATATTATCCATTTGATGGCGGACCCTATATAACATCTGGCATTGTTATAGCAAATGATAAAGAGCTTGGCTTGAATGCATCTTATCACAGAATGATGGTTCTGGGAAAAGATAAACTCGTGCTCAGAATACTTCCAAGACATTTTGACGAATTTTTGAAAAGAGGAAATACTGAGTTTGCAATTTGTATAGGCAACAGCATGCCTGTCTTACTTGCTTCTGCAGTTTCTGCAGAGCTAGGAAAAAGCGAGCTGAGCATAGCAAATGCTTTGGAGGAAACAAATCTGATTTTGCTTGACGGTCATAAAGTTCCTCAGGCTGAGATAATAATGATTGCAGAAATGACCGGTGAAGAGCACGATGAGGGTCCGTTCCTTGATTTGACAGAGACGCCTGACATTGTGAGAAAGCAAAAAGTTGCTAGAATAAAAAAAATCTTTACCAAAAAGAATCCTGCTTTTCATGCTCTTCTACCTGGTGGCTTAGAGCATAAAATACTTATGGGCATGCCGCGCGAACCTACTATATTTAGAGAAGTAAATAAAGTATGCGAATGCAAAGAAGTTCTTATTACGCCAGGCGGTTGCTCTTGGCTGCATGCAGTTGTGAGTATAAAGAAAAAAAATGCTGATGACGGTAAAAAAGCTATAGAAGCTGCATTTAGGGGGCATGCTTCTCTAAAACATGTTTGGATTGTGGATGACGATATAGACATACACAATCCAAACGAGGTAGAATGGGCGATGGCTACAAGATTCCAAGGCTCTAAAGATTTAGTTGTGAGAGTCAAGGAGAAAGGCTCTTCGTTAGACCCTTCTTCAGATTTAGCCACACGCGAAACTACTAAAGTCGGCTTTGATGCAACAATACCTTGGGAAATGGATAAAGAGGGCTTCAAGAAGCCAGCATTGCCAATGAAGCTAAAGGTTGAGGACTATCTCTAA